Proteins from one Caldicoprobacter guelmensis genomic window:
- a CDS encoding YaaR family protein: MRIRNAVVKDKDMGLNGLGKEVYRNEVHTKNFSGAMRDAQERLMEKELSLLMEEIKIQEEKLIKCLSLAEVIRYRKLVSRFLSTVVSNMYQFTKRDYFNSQGRHEVYAVIRKVNQKLEELVKQVLCSDKDRLKILSLVDDIRGLLIDLFY; the protein is encoded by the coding sequence ATGAGGATAAGGAATGCTGTGGTAAAAGATAAAGATATGGGTTTAAATGGCTTGGGGAAAGAAGTCTATCGGAATGAAGTGCACACCAAAAATTTTAGCGGAGCAATGCGTGATGCCCAAGAGAGATTGATGGAAAAAGAGCTATCGCTTCTTATGGAGGAGATCAAGATACAGGAGGAAAAGCTGATCAAGTGTCTCTCTCTTGCTGAGGTTATTCGTTACAGGAAGTTAGTGTCGCGGTTTTTGTCTACTGTTGTAAGCAATATGTACCAGTTTACAAAGCGTGATTACTTCAATAGTCAGGGTAGACATGAGGTATATGCTGTGATAAGAAAGGTAAACCAAAAATTGGAGGAACTAGTAAAGCAGGTGCTTTGCTCAGATAAGGATAGGCTTAAAATATTATCCTTAGTGGATGATATTCGGGGATTGCTTATAGATTTATTTTACTGA
- the tmk gene encoding dTMP kinase — translation MEGIFITFEGLDGAGKTTQIRLLERYLRQKGHDVLVTREPGGTPLGEEIRKVLLNPYYRDIDGVTEMYLYAASRAQHVRQVIKPALEKGKIVLCDRFVDSSVAYQGFGRGLGMDVVEAVNRYALGGIIPDLTIFLNIRPEDSLARSCIRSETPDRLESEELEFHKRVYEGFIALQRRYPDRVKKVDASKSIDEVFHQVVELIECLLSCKK, via the coding sequence AGATTAGGTTATTAGAGAGGTACTTACGGCAAAAAGGGCATGATGTGTTAGTGACTCGCGAACCAGGTGGGACACCTTTAGGGGAAGAAATACGCAAGGTTTTACTTAATCCCTATTATAGGGATATAGATGGCGTAACTGAAATGTATTTATATGCTGCATCCCGTGCCCAGCATGTAAGGCAAGTTATAAAACCTGCTCTTGAAAAGGGAAAAATTGTATTGTGTGATAGGTTTGTCGATTCCAGCGTAGCCTATCAAGGTTTTGGAAGAGGATTAGGTATGGATGTGGTGGAGGCAGTAAACAGGTATGCGCTCGGGGGTATTATCCCTGACTTGACGATTTTCTTGAATATTCGGCCAGAAGATTCTTTGGCAAGGAGCTGTATAAGGTCGGAAACGCCGGATCGGTTAGAAAGTGAGGAATTAGAATTTCACAAGCGCGTGTATGAGGGGTTTATTGCTTTGCAAAGAAGGTATCCTGATCGCGTCAAAAAGGTGGATGCATCAAAGAGCATTGATGAGGTTTTTCATCAAGTCGTGGAGTTAATAGAATGTTTGCTATCATGTAAAAAATAG
- a CDS encoding LCP family protein, with protein MRKFFIAALSILLVLLIASATYIYILLEQIEGNSLVDSSDSSNSSNSPNSPEKLTPEDLGISETAPKASETGVINILLFGLDTREKDQISRSDTIMIATIDKKNQVIKLTSLMRDMYLPIPGKSKNRINTAYIFGGPALAIKTVNTNFDLDIRYYVTVDFFGLEKIIDQVGGIPIDVKKQEIPYINSCIAELNSLNKNTKPVPMLTQPGLQTLNGRQAVAYARVRKVGNADFERTERQRRVLIELFKKAKNLSPLKLPGLISATLPYVETNLPKTEILSLGISVLGFKNKDILQYRIPADGTFKSQYIDGMAVLVPDLEKNKALLHDFIYGDGTNSQDIGNDYADIE; from the coding sequence ATGAGAAAATTTTTTATAGCTGCATTATCTATATTGCTCGTTTTGCTAATAGCCTCGGCTACTTATATCTATATATTGCTTGAGCAAATTGAAGGTAACTCTTTGGTAGATTCTTCGGACTCATCAAACTCTTCCAATTCACCAAATTCCCCAGAAAAATTGACTCCGGAAGATTTGGGGATCTCTGAAACGGCTCCTAAAGCAAGCGAAACCGGGGTAATTAATATACTATTGTTTGGTTTGGATACAAGAGAAAAAGATCAAATATCGCGCTCGGACACAATAATGATTGCTACCATTGACAAGAAAAACCAGGTTATTAAGCTTACTTCTCTAATGCGCGATATGTACCTACCCATCCCCGGTAAAAGCAAAAACAGGATAAATACGGCTTACATCTTTGGCGGTCCTGCCCTTGCCATTAAAACCGTAAACACCAACTTTGACTTAGATATACGCTATTATGTTACAGTGGACTTTTTTGGCCTGGAAAAGATCATCGACCAGGTAGGCGGAATACCAATAGATGTAAAAAAACAGGAGATCCCTTATATCAACTCCTGCATAGCAGAGCTCAATAGCTTAAACAAGAATACCAAGCCTGTTCCCATGCTGACACAGCCCGGCTTGCAAACATTAAACGGTAGACAAGCGGTTGCCTACGCTCGAGTGCGAAAAGTGGGAAATGCTGACTTTGAGAGAACCGAAAGACAAAGACGGGTATTGATAGAATTATTCAAAAAGGCAAAAAATTTAAGCCCTCTAAAATTACCGGGTCTGATAAGTGCTACGCTACCTTATGTAGAGACAAACCTACCAAAGACAGAAATACTGAGCTTAGGGATATCGGTCTTAGGGTTTAAAAATAAAGATATATTGCAATATAGAATACCTGCTGATGGCACTTTTAAATCTCAGTATATAGACGGCATGGCTGTGCTGGTACCGGATCTGGAAAAGAATAAAGCGCTTCTCCATGATTTCATCTATGGCGATGGTACAAACAGCCAGGACATCGGCAATGATTATGCCGATATCGAGTAA
- a CDS encoding DUF362 domain-containing protein produces the protein MAYKITEECIACGACQSECPVDAISEGDDIYVIDPDACIECGACADVCPVGAPQQE, from the coding sequence ATGGCGTATAAGATTACTGAAGAATGCATTGCTTGCGGTGCTTGCCAGTCCGAGTGTCCGGTGGATGCCATCTCCGAGGGTGATGACATCTACGTCATAGATCCGGATGCTTGTATAGAGTGTGGTGCGTGTGCCGATGTTTGTCCAGTGGGCGCTCCTCAGCAGGAGTAA
- the rsmI gene encoding 16S rRNA (cytidine(1402)-2'-O)-methyltransferase has translation MPTTGTLYICATPIGNLEDITLRALRILREVDYIAAEDTRHTLKLLNHYGISKPLISYHEHNQRESGEKIIELLMGGYSVALVSDSGMPGISDPGIPLVCLAREKGIPVTVLPGPSASITALVLSGMDTSRFVFEGFLPRGKKDREIRLEELKREQRTVILYEAPHRLVTTLKDMLDKLGNRKIAVVRELTKIHEEVLISNLEHMLQHFKEYPPKGEIVLILEGCVCQDVQDNEWEHISVQEHIRQYMAQGFNKKEAIKLVAKARGLPKNEVYKHSLDV, from the coding sequence TTGCCGACTACAGGTACGCTCTATATCTGTGCAACGCCGATAGGAAATTTAGAGGATATAACTTTAAGAGCTCTCCGTATTCTCAGGGAAGTGGATTATATCGCCGCTGAGGATACCAGGCATACTTTGAAGCTTTTGAACCACTATGGCATTTCAAAGCCGCTTATAAGTTATCATGAGCACAATCAGCGAGAAAGTGGGGAGAAGATAATTGAGCTCCTCATGGGGGGCTATAGTGTAGCTCTGGTATCTGATTCGGGTATGCCGGGCATATCTGATCCAGGAATACCTCTGGTTTGCCTAGCCAGAGAAAAGGGTATACCTGTAACGGTTTTGCCTGGTCCTTCAGCATCTATTACAGCGCTGGTACTGTCGGGGATGGATACCAGCCGTTTTGTTTTTGAGGGGTTTTTACCACGGGGAAAAAAGGATAGGGAAATAAGGCTGGAAGAGTTAAAAAGGGAACAGCGCACTGTGATTTTGTATGAAGCGCCCCACAGGCTGGTTACCACTCTAAAGGATATGCTTGATAAGCTAGGCAACAGAAAGATTGCTGTGGTGAGAGAGCTGACAAAAATTCATGAAGAGGTTCTTATTTCAAATCTAGAACATATGCTACAGCATTTTAAGGAGTATCCTCCTAAAGGTGAAATAGTGCTAATTTTAGAGGGATGTGTGTGTCAGGATGTACAAGACAACGAGTGGGAGCATATATCCGTGCAGGAGCATATAAGACAGTATATGGCTCAGGGCTTTAATAAAAAGGAAGCGATAAAACTGGTGGCTAAAGCGCGTGGTTTGCCGAAAAACGAGGTATATAAACATTCTCTAGACGTGTAA
- a CDS encoding cyclic-di-AMP receptor codes for MKLIIAVVQDEDAQKLISALMNEGFGVTKLATTGGFLRAGNTTLLIGTEKERVPVALSLIEKVCKSRKQIATSPTPVAGTTGVYVPYPIEVTVGGATVFVLDVEEFRKI; via the coding sequence GTGAAGCTCATAATTGCTGTGGTGCAGGATGAAGATGCTCAGAAGCTTATCTCTGCGTTGATGAATGAAGGATTTGGGGTTACTAAGCTGGCTACTACAGGGGGGTTTTTGCGAGCGGGTAACACTACTTTGTTAATCGGTACTGAAAAAGAAAGGGTTCCGGTGGCGTTGTCGCTCATTGAAAAGGTGTGCAAAAGCAGAAAACAGATAGCAACTTCACCTACTCCTGTGGCGGGTACAACAGGGGTGTATGTGCCATATCCAATTGAAGTGACGGTGGGTGGGGCTACTGTTTTTGTGCTGGATGTGGAGGAATTTAGGAAAATTTGA
- a CDS encoding TlpA disulfide reductase family protein produces MGKIVKAFVFLLVFGVFISGCETSKEVPREMPKSQTPGSLNKRDEELRQDNGQERVSLQDILKEEYGFYEINKPMEDFEVEDLNGNKVKLSDYKGKIIFLNFWATWCPPCQAEMPHMEEFYAKYKDEDVVVLAVNSTSVELRGGTDDKAAEKKVKDFIKKYGYTFPVLLDRDDEGWRIYYQAGVPANYIIDKEGIVRYLKIGAFSGQQEMELAVKAIRTMER; encoded by the coding sequence ATGGGTAAGATTGTTAAAGCTTTTGTCTTTTTGCTGGTATTTGGAGTGTTTATAAGTGGATGTGAAACATCAAAAGAGGTACCTCGTGAGATGCCAAAAAGCCAAACTCCTGGATCTCTGAATAAGAGAGATGAGGAGCTTAGACAGGATAATGGTCAGGAAAGGGTGTCACTCCAGGATATTTTGAAGGAAGAATACGGCTTTTACGAGATAAATAAGCCTATGGAAGATTTTGAAGTTGAAGATTTAAACGGCAACAAAGTGAAGCTATCGGATTATAAAGGGAAAATCATATTTCTGAATTTTTGGGCTACTTGGTGTCCACCCTGCCAGGCCGAAATGCCTCATATGGAGGAATTCTATGCAAAATACAAGGATGAGGATGTGGTCGTTTTGGCAGTGAACTCAACTTCTGTAGAGCTTAGAGGTGGAACTGACGATAAAGCCGCCGAAAAAAAGGTTAAAGATTTTATTAAGAAATATGGCTATACTTTCCCTGTATTGCTAGATAGGGATGATGAGGGTTGGCGGATTTATTATCAAGCTGGAGTACCCGCCAATTATATTATTGACAAAGAAGGGATTGTTCGCTATCTTAAGATAGGAGCTTTTTCGGGTCAACAAGAAATGGAGCTTGCCGTTAAGGCAATAAGGACAATGGAAAGATGA
- a CDS encoding SH3 domain-containing protein, with translation MYRRILALLVGLAVGIFFIGTVPVAQGDTDYSIVRVRLASMGNPVSVKVRVNGNYSIPENKDIYLERGKEYEIAIQDGNLVLRGESQVYTLGSSFTFKQHKGGDSDALGVLNPSYGWTNYKGDMVVSLEGGYIRLTNHVYLETYLYGVVPYEMNNIWPLEALKAQAVAARTYAVRCKKSASAPYDVVDTQADQVYRGYNPNFGNCIRAVDETSRMILKYNGNFLTTYYSSSNGGWIEAGYEVFSSVPKGFVPLSAKQDPYDPKSQWSFNIYKTQIDVNNIDLANPNSWWDSIVEKDISSYKSFIDGLKEKIKKSTGALDVKIVSIDEILFEGETEGKRKKEVNFKLSFFSKGMDGYVMDEQGKIKLETADVRMQTKDMRSLIGTSIMRSLYITGLELRNVEKPGREYYVIWGLGFGHGVGMSQFGAKAMAEQNKSYKEILNFYYPEASIEVINISPPTLSDMPSRGGERQDPQPSNSGNNGQQPSNGGGNEQSRAIYGTVKVTTSLNIRQGPGTQYKRIGGLAPNTRVQILREVGDWYEVKAGNLQGYVHRDYVILENAQQPSGSSSGGDQGQQPPVDPPVPPNNERKYAVVTASTLNVRSGPSTKNHKIGMVVKGNKLIVLEKSGEWYKIEYNGLIGYVHGDYIRLESSSAQLPSEGSALPSSNNGNVIAQGTVTTTTLNVRSGAGTGFSVIGKLTRNAKVDILEKAGAWYKIKYGSTVGYVHGDYIELISGDVASRGAQQISTGIVTVNGLNVRSGPGTNYNRIGFLNRNSQVTILGQSGVWYKIKFGNTTGYVHSAYVKVSNAVTSREGDDRRFPNTALVTATWLNVRTGPGINYAKIGVIKINSRVTILQKEGSWYKVSYGTLTGYVSGDYLKF, from the coding sequence ATGTATCGCAGAATTTTGGCACTGCTTGTTGGACTAGCTGTAGGAATTTTCTTTATAGGGACTGTACCTGTGGCCCAGGGGGATACCGATTACAGCATTGTTCGTGTGCGGCTAGCTTCCATGGGAAATCCTGTCAGCGTGAAGGTTAGGGTTAATGGGAATTACAGCATACCCGAGAATAAGGATATTTATCTTGAGAGGGGAAAGGAGTACGAGATAGCCATACAGGATGGGAACCTGGTACTCAGAGGAGAAAGTCAGGTTTATACATTGGGATCTAGCTTTACTTTTAAGCAGCACAAAGGTGGAGACTCGGATGCACTGGGCGTGCTTAATCCATCATATGGGTGGACTAATTACAAAGGCGATATGGTGGTGAGCTTAGAGGGAGGGTATATCAGGCTTACCAATCATGTATACCTTGAAACCTATTTGTATGGCGTTGTGCCCTATGAGATGAATAATATATGGCCTTTAGAAGCCCTTAAAGCTCAGGCTGTAGCTGCGCGTACATATGCTGTGCGATGCAAAAAATCTGCTTCAGCACCTTATGATGTTGTTGACACGCAGGCTGACCAAGTATACAGAGGCTATAATCCTAATTTTGGAAATTGCATAAGAGCAGTAGATGAAACTTCCAGGATGATACTCAAGTATAATGGAAATTTTTTAACGACATACTATTCGTCTAGCAATGGAGGATGGATAGAAGCAGGATATGAGGTCTTTTCAAGCGTGCCAAAAGGGTTTGTGCCTCTTTCGGCTAAGCAAGACCCTTATGACCCTAAGAGTCAATGGAGTTTTAATATTTATAAAACGCAGATAGATGTAAACAATATCGATTTAGCCAATCCTAACAGTTGGTGGGATTCTATCGTTGAGAAGGATATAAGCAGTTATAAAAGTTTTATAGATGGCTTGAAGGAGAAAATCAAAAAAAGCACAGGTGCTTTAGATGTTAAAATTGTGAGTATAGATGAAATTCTGTTTGAGGGGGAGACTGAAGGTAAGAGGAAGAAAGAAGTCAATTTTAAACTTTCATTTTTTTCAAAAGGTATGGATGGTTATGTTATGGATGAACAGGGCAAGATAAAGCTTGAGACAGCAGATGTGAGAATGCAGACCAAGGATATGAGGTCTTTGATAGGAACTTCTATAATGAGGAGCTTATATATAACAGGGCTTGAGTTAAGAAATGTGGAAAAACCTGGGCGAGAATATTATGTCATATGGGGTTTGGGATTTGGTCATGGCGTTGGTATGAGTCAATTTGGTGCCAAGGCTATGGCAGAGCAAAATAAGAGTTATAAAGAAATTTTAAACTTCTATTATCCAGAAGCCTCAATTGAAGTTATTAATATTTCTCCTCCTACCCTTTCGGATATGCCATCAAGGGGTGGTGAGAGGCAGGACCCCCAACCTTCGAACAGCGGAAATAATGGTCAACAGCCTTCCAATGGCGGTGGGAACGAGCAATCCCGGGCTATATATGGTACTGTCAAGGTAACCACATCCTTAAATATAAGGCAGGGGCCTGGTACACAATACAAGCGCATAGGAGGGTTGGCGCCCAACACTCGTGTACAAATATTGCGCGAAGTAGGGGATTGGTATGAGGTAAAGGCAGGCAACCTCCAGGGCTATGTTCATAGGGATTATGTTATACTAGAGAACGCACAGCAGCCATCAGGTTCCTCGTCAGGAGGCGATCAAGGACAGCAACCGCCTGTTGATCCACCTGTGCCTCCAAATAATGAAAGAAAATACGCTGTTGTAACTGCCAGTACATTGAACGTGCGTAGTGGCCCCAGCACAAAAAATCATAAGATAGGGATGGTAGTCAAAGGGAATAAGCTGATCGTGCTAGAAAAATCCGGGGAATGGTATAAGATAGAGTACAATGGCCTTATAGGGTATGTACACGGCGATTATATAAGGCTGGAAAGCTCAAGTGCTCAACTTCCAAGTGAGGGCAGTGCACTCCCTAGTAGCAATAACGGTAATGTGATAGCGCAAGGAACGGTGACAACTACTACTCTTAATGTTCGTTCGGGAGCAGGAACAGGTTTTAGTGTGATTGGAAAACTTACCAGAAATGCAAAGGTGGATATTTTGGAGAAAGCAGGTGCTTGGTACAAAATCAAATATGGCAGTACGGTCGGATATGTTCATGGGGATTATATAGAGCTGATTTCCGGAGATGTAGCTTCTAGAGGGGCACAGCAAATTTCTACTGGGATTGTTACTGTCAATGGACTGAATGTGCGGTCAGGTCCGGGGACAAACTATAATAGGATTGGCTTTTTAAATCGTAACAGCCAGGTGACTATTTTGGGTCAGAGCGGCGTGTGGTATAAAATAAAATTTGGTAATACGACAGGGTACGTGCATAGCGCTTATGTAAAGGTTTCAAATGCTGTAACTTCTCGAGAAGGCGATGATAGACGCTTCCCAAATACTGCATTAGTGACAGCTACATGGCTCAACGTAAGGACTGGTCCAGGTATTAATTATGCTAAAATTGGTGTTATAAAGATAAATTCAAGGGTAACCATTCTTCAAAAGGAGGGTTCTTGGTATAAGGTCAGTTATGGTACTCTAACAGGGTATGTTTCGGGGGATTATCTCAAGTTTTAA
- a CDS encoding AbrB/MazE/SpoVT family DNA-binding domain-containing protein, producing MKSTGIVRKVDELGRVVLPIELRRTLGIDKKDALEIYVDDEHIILKKYEPACIFCDSAKDIQTYKGKNICKECLAELRKLSE from the coding sequence ATGAAATCCACGGGTATTGTGAGAAAAGTGGACGAATTGGGAAGAGTTGTATTGCCCATTGAGCTGCGTAGGACTCTGGGCATAGACAAAAAAGACGCCTTAGAGATTTACGTAGACGATGAACACATTATATTGAAGAAATATGAACCTGCCTGCATTTTTTGTGATAGTGCAAAAGATATACAAACTTACAAGGGCAAGAACATATGCAAAGAGTGCCTGGCTGAGCTGCGCAAACTCTCTGAATGA
- a CDS encoding stage 0 sporulation family protein — MQIVVGVRFKRAGKIYYFDPNDIDLKPGDHVIVETARGIEYGEIVVPPKQVPDEDIVPPLKKVIRKATEEDEQKVKENREKESRAFDICLKEIAKHNLPMKLVGVEYTFDNNKLIFYFTAEGRVDFRELVRDLAAIFKTRIELRQIGVRDEAKMIGGLGPCGRNICCCTFLGDFQPVSIRMAKEQKLSLNPAKISGVCGRLMCCLKFEQDFYENVLKRMPKVNKEVLTPDGKGIVVDVNVLSEKVRVKLIQEDGTVEVREYSPDEVELLNKDQSDEDREEIGEMQEDLSMDEEMRSLLDE; from the coding sequence ATACAGATTGTAGTAGGGGTCAGATTTAAAAGGGCTGGTAAAATATACTACTTTGACCCCAATGACATAGACCTTAAGCCGGGAGACCACGTGATTGTGGAAACTGCTCGTGGGATAGAATATGGTGAGATAGTAGTACCTCCAAAGCAAGTCCCAGATGAGGATATAGTTCCTCCTCTTAAGAAAGTCATAAGGAAGGCTACAGAAGAGGATGAACAAAAGGTAAAGGAAAACAGGGAAAAGGAGAGTAGAGCTTTTGATATATGCCTCAAGGAGATTGCCAAACACAACTTACCTATGAAATTAGTGGGTGTAGAGTATACCTTTGACAACAACAAGTTAATATTTTACTTTACTGCCGAGGGAAGGGTGGATTTCCGGGAACTTGTAAGGGATCTAGCGGCCATTTTTAAGACTAGAATTGAGCTCCGACAGATCGGCGTACGAGATGAGGCTAAGATGATAGGGGGTCTGGGTCCGTGTGGCAGGAATATATGTTGCTGTACTTTCCTGGGAGATTTCCAGCCTGTATCCATTAGAATGGCAAAGGAGCAAAAACTGTCGCTTAACCCAGCCAAAATATCTGGTGTGTGCGGTCGACTCATGTGTTGCCTGAAATTCGAGCAGGATTTCTATGAGAATGTATTGAAGCGTATGCCTAAGGTAAATAAAGAGGTTTTGACGCCTGATGGTAAAGGCATTGTGGTGGATGTAAACGTGTTGTCTGAAAAGGTTAGAGTAAAGCTGATTCAAGAGGATGGTACTGTAGAGGTTAGGGAATATTCCCCTGATGAAGTGGAATTACTGAACAAGGACCAATCTGATGAGGATAGGGAAGAAATAGGGGAGATGCAGGAGGATTTAAGTATGGATGAAGAGATGAGGTCTCTTCTGGATGAGTGA
- a CDS encoding nucleoside recognition domain-containing protein — MVNVIWILFILIGLVIAVFNGKVAEVTQAALDNAKYAVELCFGLIGVYALWLGLMRVAEEAGLVNKISKKMQGMMRFLFTDVPARHPAIGAMTMNIIANMLGLGNAATPLGIKAMKELQDLNPHKEEATDAMCMFLIINTSSVQLIPTTVVALRSAAGSSNPTEIIGTAFIATVCSTMAGIIAAKVLQRYY; from the coding sequence ATGGTCAATGTTATCTGGATACTCTTCATTTTGATAGGACTGGTAATAGCCGTATTCAACGGAAAGGTAGCTGAGGTTACGCAGGCAGCTTTGGATAATGCTAAATACGCGGTGGAGTTATGTTTTGGATTGATAGGCGTCTATGCCTTATGGCTAGGCCTTATGAGGGTAGCAGAAGAGGCCGGGTTGGTCAATAAAATCTCAAAGAAGATGCAGGGTATGATGCGATTTTTATTTACCGATGTGCCAGCCAGGCATCCGGCTATAGGAGCCATGACCATGAATATCATTGCCAATATGCTGGGGTTGGGAAATGCGGCTACTCCTTTGGGGATAAAGGCTATGAAGGAGCTTCAAGACCTCAATCCTCATAAGGAAGAGGCAACTGACGCCATGTGTATGTTTTTAATTATAAATACATCGTCTGTTCAGCTCATACCAACTACAGTGGTGGCTTTGCGTAGTGCTGCGGGTTCCAGCAATCCAACTGAGATTATAGGTACTGCATTTATAGCTACTGTCTGCTCAACAATGGCTGGAATTATAGCTGCCAAAGTGCTACAGAGATATTATTGA
- the holB gene encoding DNA polymerase III subunit delta', with product MNFSDIIGQSFVIKRLKQIIESQRIGHAYVFVGPEGIGKKTISNIFARGIMCKSQGHRPCDLCRSCRQFNSGNHPDVYRVQKGDKSSIGVDQIRGVLDDIHLKPYESDRKVYIIEDAQAMTIQAQNAFLKTLEEPPLFATIILLAENANELLPTILSRCQVFRMQRLTREEVCAVIMRNFDISKEKAMLFAGLSNGIPGKGLKLASSQEFNDMRNDIFKFLEQFLSYDDVEKMAQWELFNQYKDKIDEVLDILVIWFRDIMAYKETGDYALVVNIDKVPLIEKQASLFTIRRIRGIIESIERTRRMLKGNTNYQLAIENLLLSM from the coding sequence ATGAATTTTTCAGACATAATAGGCCAATCCTTTGTGATTAAGAGATTGAAGCAAATTATTGAAAGCCAGCGTATAGGCCATGCTTATGTGTTCGTTGGCCCGGAAGGAATAGGCAAGAAAACGATATCCAATATATTTGCCCGAGGTATCATGTGCAAATCACAAGGTCACAGGCCTTGTGATTTGTGTCGTTCATGCAGGCAATTTAATTCGGGAAATCATCCCGACGTATATCGAGTACAAAAAGGGGATAAATCCAGTATAGGCGTGGATCAAATAAGAGGTGTGCTGGATGATATCCACTTGAAGCCTTACGAATCTGATCGTAAGGTTTATATAATTGAGGATGCTCAAGCCATGACTATCCAGGCGCAGAATGCCTTTTTAAAAACGCTGGAAGAACCTCCTTTATTTGCTACTATTATCTTACTTGCAGAAAATGCCAATGAACTCTTGCCCACTATACTGTCGCGCTGTCAGGTATTTCGCATGCAGAGGCTTACCCGAGAAGAGGTATGCGCTGTTATAATGAGAAATTTCGATATATCTAAGGAAAAAGCCATGTTGTTTGCCGGGCTTTCTAACGGGATTCCAGGTAAGGGTTTGAAGTTGGCAAGCTCACAGGAGTTTAATGACATGCGAAACGATATTTTTAAATTTTTGGAACAATTTTTGAGCTATGACGATGTGGAAAAAATGGCTCAATGGGAACTTTTCAACCAGTATAAAGACAAAATTGATGAAGTGTTGGATATATTGGTAATATGGTTCAGAGATATAATGGCTTATAAGGAGACCGGCGATTATGCCTTGGTCGTAAACATAGATAAGGTGCCTTTAATAGAAAAGCAGGCGTCTTTATTTACAATTAGGCGTATAAGAGGTATCATTGAGAGTATAGAGCGTACTCGAAGAATGCTTAAAGGAAATACCAATTATCAGTTGGCTATAGAGAATTTGCTGCTTAGCATGTGA
- a CDS encoding cytochrome c biogenesis protein CcdA: MKDLAFVSMVFVEGVASFLSPCVLPLIPVYLAYLTGQSIENLFKEPSKAYYKGVLNAFLFVAGFSIVFISMGAVASSFGRFLVEYRDVIRRISGVLIVLFGLFHVGLIPIPFLNYEKRFNIGIGGPGFVTSILMGMGFGFGWTPCVGPMLASALVMASQAHTIGEGIGLLAIYSLGLGLPFMVLALGIRVLWKPVKKVYKYMDVIRWISGGLLIIIGLLIFFNRLAFF; the protein is encoded by the coding sequence GTGAAAGATTTGGCTTTTGTTTCTATGGTTTTTGTAGAAGGGGTGGCGTCATTTTTGTCCCCGTGCGTTTTGCCCCTTATTCCAGTATACCTGGCTTATTTGACGGGACAAAGCATTGAAAATCTATTTAAAGAGCCTTCTAAAGCCTACTATAAAGGCGTGTTAAATGCTTTTTTGTTTGTAGCAGGCTTTTCTATTGTGTTCATCAGCATGGGTGCTGTGGCAAGCTCCTTTGGACGATTTTTGGTAGAGTACAGGGATGTTATACGGAGGATAAGCGGGGTGCTAATTGTGCTTTTTGGCTTGTTCCATGTAGGGCTTATCCCTATTCCCTTTTTGAATTATGAAAAAAGATTTAATATCGGCATCGGTGGCCCGGGGTTTGTTACTTCGATACTCATGGGTATGGGGTTTGGTTTTGGATGGACGCCGTGTGTAGGTCCAATGCTTGCATCCGCGCTTGTCATGGCCAGCCAGGCCCACACGATTGGAGAGGGAATAGGTTTGTTAGCAATTTATAGCCTAGGATTGGGATTGCCTTTTATGGTATTAGCGTTGGGGATACGGGTGCTATGGAAGCCCGTCAAGAAGGTATATAAATACATGGATGTAATACGCTGGATTAGTGGAGGACTCCTCATCATAATAGGGTTATTAATATTTTTTAACAGATTAGCCTTCTTTTAA